DNA sequence from the Brachybacterium sp. P6-10-X1 genome:
TGGCGTCATGGACCTCCGCCTCGGCGGGCGCCCCGGGGTCGGTGGGGTCCTTGAGCCGATGCTGGGACACCGAGGAGAGCTGGACCCGCGAGAGGTCCAGCTCGAGCGGGAACGGGGTGCGGGTGGCGACCTCGTCCTTCTGCGCCAGGGCCACGCCCTGCGCCTCCTGCAGCGCCTCGAGCAGCACGCGGTGCTGACGGAAGTCCTGGGAGCGCACGAAGCGGGCCAGCGAGCGGTACAGCTCGGTCTTGACGTCCAGAACCTCCTGCGCCGGGTCGTAGAGGTCGCTGAACACGTTGGCCAGACGTTCGCGCTCGTCCCGGCTGAGGCTGCGGGCGAAGTCGCGCTCGAGCAGACGGTCGACCAGCTCCTGGGCGGTGCGGGTCTGACCCGGGTCGTTGAGCATCCGGAAGAACGCGGTGAAGGTGCGGCCGACACTGGACTGGCCCAGCAGGTCGTCCCCGGCCAGCAGCTGCTCGAGGATCTCCCCGCGGGAGGTCTCCGGGGAGAGGATCTGCTCGCGCAGGTGCAGGTCGACGGCGCGCAGGTCCTCGCGGTACTGGAGGAAGTCCCCCGAGAGCTCGGAGGCGATCTGGAGGATGTCGCGCAGACGGTCGGTGGAGGCCTCCTCGCTGGGCAGCATGAGCTCGCCCTCGGCGAGCTCGCGGATCTGCGCCTCGACGCGCTCGCGCTGACGCTGGAGGTCCGCAAGGCGCACGTCGCGGTCCGTCTCGGTCTCGTGCGCCAGGCGCTCGAACTGCTGGACCACCAGGGTCAGCCGCGACTCGGTGGTGGTGGGCCGGTGCTCTTCGAGGGAGGCGATGAACTGGATCGCGTCGATCGTGGCGGGCGAGGGCTCGAAGGTGGTCTCGGTGCGCTGCGGGTCGTCGCGACGGGTCAGGTAGCCCTCGCGCACCCAGCCGTCCACGTAGTCGGCGGCGCTGCGGCCGCCGCGGCTCTCCGCACCGTCGTCGTCCCCGTCGGTCGCGTCGGCGGCGTCCGCGGGGGCCGGATCCTCGTCGTGCAGCAGCGCGAGGTGCGCGCCGACGCGGGCGACGAGCTCGCTGCGCGGCAGGCGCCGGTCGCCGGCAGGGAAGACGGACTGCAGGATCGCCAGGACG
Encoded proteins:
- a CDS encoding DUF3375 domain-containing protein, encoding MTTTEPNRWTDRRSDAVSARKEAYEQLRRASTWRLLAATKAPAVLAILQSVFPAGDRRLPRSELVARVGAHLALLHDEDPAPADAADATDGDDDGAESRGGRSAADYVDGWVREGYLTRRDDPQRTETTFEPSPATIDAIQFIASLEEHRPTTTESRLTLVVQQFERLAHETETDRDVRLADLQRQRERVEAQIRELAEGELMLPSEEASTDRLRDILQIASELSGDFLQYREDLRAVDLHLREQILSPETSRGEILEQLLAGDDLLGQSSVGRTFTAFFRMLNDPGQTRTAQELVDRLLERDFARSLSRDERERLANVFSDLYDPAQEVLDVKTELYRSLARFVRSQDFRQHRVLLEALQEAQGVALAQKDEVATRTPFPLELDLSRVQLSSVSQHRLKDPTDPGAPAEAEVHDATALSVEVLADLVRANDIDLVGLTGHVNDVRGRSGQASIGDVLREQPAQQGLASVIGLMFLATSHAQEREGSTEIITWQELDGNVYAAKVPSFYFLDDVPVE